The DNA window GTCATTTTCATATTCTCTTATCCGATCCCTGCCAATACTTTGCAAGTATTTTAAGGACGCATTAAAAGCGATGACATCGGCAATATTTGGTGTACCTGCTTCAAATTTAAATGGCAGTTCATTGTAAGTGGTGCCTTCAAAATCCACCTCTTTTATCATTTCGCCACCGCCCTGATAGGGATTCATTTTCTCAAGAATATCTCGTTTGCCGTATAGAACTCCTAATCCGGTGGGACCGTACATTTTATGTGCAGAACAAACAAAAAAATCGCAATCGAGCTTTTGAACATCTACATCCAAATGACTAGCCGATTGTGCTCCGTCTATGAGTACACTGGCTCCTTTTTCCCTGGCCATTTTTGTCAGTTCAGATATGGGATTGATGGTCCCCAAAGCATTTGACACATGAACTACGGCCAGGAGTTTGGTTTTATCTGTAAAAATTTTTTCCGCTTCTTCCAGATTTATTTCTCCCTTTTCATTGATGGGCAAGACCTTAATTTTTGCCCCAACATTTTCACAAAGCATTTGCCATGGAACAATATTGGAATGATGCTCCATTGTGGAAAGTACAATTTCATCTCCCTCAGAAATGAATTGTTTCCCAAATGTTGCTGCCACTAAATTGATACCATCTGTTGTACCCCTTGTAAATATTATTTGATCAGAAGATTCGGCATTAAACCATTTGGCCAGATTTTCGCGACTTGCTTCATAGGCTTTTGTAGCGCGATCCGCCAGGGTGTGTGCACCTCTGTGAATGTTGCTGTTATCGTGATAGTAATATTCGTTAAGTGCTTCTACGACTGCTTTTGGTTTTTGAGTAGTTGCAGCATTATCAAAGTAAATGAGATTTTTTCCATGAACTATTTCATTCAATACCGGAAAATCTTTCCTTATTGAATCAATTTGAATTATCTCTTTTTCTTTGCTCAACTGCATTTTACAAACTGTATTCCATTCTTTGTTCTAACTCTGAATCCAATCTTTTTCTGATGCTTTCTACCTTCACTTTTTCAATGACTTCTTCAATAAAGGCATGTGTCAGTAATGCTATGGCTTCCTTTTTAGGAATTCCTCTTGACCTCAGATAAAATAACTGCTCTTCATCCAACTGACCGATAGTGGCCCCATGAGAACACTTCACATCATCGGCCCAAATCTCTAATTGAGGTTTGGTATGAACTGTGGCATCAGGCGATAAAAGCAGGTTTCTATTGGATTGAAAAGCATTTGTTTTTTGTGCATCTTTTCTTACGAATATTTTCCCATTAAAAACAGCTGTGGAATTATCATTCATAATCCCTTTGTACAATTCATTGCTTTCGCAATTTGGCATGGCATGATT is part of the Hyphobacterium sp. CCMP332 genome and encodes:
- a CDS encoding cysteine desulfurase — encoded protein: MQIDSIRKDFPVLNEIVHGKNLIYFDNAATTQKPKAVVEALNEYYYHDNSNIHRGAHTLADRATKAYEASRENLAKWFNAESSDQIIFTRGTTDGINLVAATFGKQFISEGDEIVLSTMEHHSNIVPWQMLCENVGAKIKVLPINEKGEINLEEAEKIFTDKTKLLAVVHVSNALGTINPISELTKMAREKGASVLIDGAQSASHLDVDVQKLDCDFFVCSAHKMYGPTGLGVLYGKRDILEKMNPYQGGGEMIKEVDFEGTTYNELPFKFEAGTPNIADVIAFNASLKYLQSIGRDRIREYENDLKEYGRKRLSEIGSLKFVGDADQKTAIFSFLLGNAHAFDVGMMLDAKGIAVRTGHHCTQPLMKHYGIEGTVRASLTFYNTREEIDILVESLIDIDKKLN